In a genomic window of Pseudoglutamicibacter albus:
- a CDS encoding ABC transporter ATP-binding protein: MAAQLNAQSLASGYGEKPIVKDLTLSFETGKITSIVGPNGCGKSTFLRTLARLIRPSAGVVELDGKELSSYSSRELAKRLGLLPQTPIAPDGITVADLVGRGRTPYQGILGRWSSADYDIVAEAMEATRVSDLAGRCLEELSGGQRQRVWIAMALAQQTDVLLLDEPTTYLDLKHQLEVLDLLTDLNHRHGTTIIMVLHDLNLAARYSDVLVAMRDGRLHSAGAPVDVLTQELTREAFDLESRIITDPVSGLPTVTPIGRHHSKLAQ, encoded by the coding sequence GTGGCCGCACAACTGAATGCTCAGTCTCTTGCTTCTGGATATGGGGAAAAACCCATCGTGAAAGACCTGACTTTGTCATTCGAGACAGGAAAGATTACTTCGATTGTCGGGCCAAATGGTTGTGGCAAGTCAACGTTTCTACGGACGCTAGCTCGATTGATTCGACCATCAGCTGGAGTCGTTGAGCTGGATGGCAAGGAGCTAAGTTCCTATTCCTCCCGGGAATTGGCAAAGCGGCTCGGGCTGCTTCCACAGACGCCCATCGCTCCTGACGGCATCACTGTCGCAGACTTAGTCGGCCGTGGTCGAACCCCGTACCAGGGAATTCTGGGTCGCTGGAGTTCAGCCGACTACGACATCGTCGCCGAAGCTATGGAAGCTACCCGAGTCTCAGACCTCGCTGGGCGGTGCCTCGAAGAGCTATCCGGTGGCCAGCGTCAGCGTGTATGGATCGCAATGGCACTCGCGCAACAAACCGATGTGCTGCTTCTCGACGAACCCACAACCTACCTAGATCTAAAACACCAATTAGAAGTCCTCGATTTACTAACTGATCTCAATCATCGTCATGGCACCACCATCATCATGGTGCTGCACGACCTCAACCTGGCTGCCCGGTATTCGGATGTTCTCGTCGCCATGCGCGACGGCCGACTGCATTCCGCAGGCGCGCCTGTCGACGTGCTCACACAAGAGCTAACCAGAGAAGCGTTCGACCTCGAATCGCGGATTATTACCGATCCGGTCTCAGGGCTACCCACGGTTACGCCCATTGGGCGACATCACTCAAAACTAGCTCAGTAG